Proteins found in one Scomber scombrus chromosome 15, fScoSco1.1, whole genome shotgun sequence genomic segment:
- the coro1cb gene encoding coronin-1C-A — MLRRVVRQSKFRHVFGQALRNDQCYDDIRVSRVTWDSSFCAVNPKFVAIIIEASGGGAFLVLPLQKTGRIDKVYPTVCGHTGPVLDIDWCPHNDHVIASGSEDCTVMVWQIPENGLENPLSEPVVVLEGHSKRVGIVSWHPTARNVLLSAGCDNQIIIWNVGTGGAMINLEDMHPEVIFSVSWSRNGSLLCTACKDKKVRVIDPRKKKVVAEKDKAHEGARPMRAIFLADGNIFTTGFSRMSERQLALWKTENMDEPICVQEMDSSNGVLLPFYDPDTNIVYLCGKGDSSIRYFEITDEAPFVHYLNTFSTKEPQRGMGYMPKRGLDVNKCEIARFYKLHERKCEPIIMTVPRKSDLFQDDLYPDTAGPDPALEAEEWFAGKNGGPILISLKDGYVSTKNRDLKVVKTNVLESKPVIKAEKVPTIQKHASPQSSVKMEDKLEEVLREFKSLRDRVILQDRRIARLEEQVAKVAM, encoded by the exons ATGTTGCGACGAGTTGTGCGACAGAGCAAGTTCCGTCACGTCTTTGGTCAGGCCCTGAGGAACGACCAGTGCTACGATGATATCCGCGTCTCCAGGGTCACATGGGACAGCTCCTTCTGTGCCGTCAATCCCAAGTTTGTTGCCATCATCATCGAGGCCAGCGGGGGCGGAGCCTTTCTTGTCCTTCCTCTACAAAAG ACCGGTCGGATAGACAAGGTCTACCCTACAGTATGTGGTCACACGGGCCCAGTGCTGGACATCGACTGGTGTCCTCATAACGACCACGTCATCGCTAGCGGCTCAGAGGACTGCACAGTCATG GTTTGGCAAATCCCTGAGAACGGGCTGGAGAATCCCCTTTCAGAGCCTGTGGTCGTGCTAGAGGGCCACTCTAAGAGGGTCGGCATTGTGTCTTGGCATCCGACTGCTCGTAACGTTCTCCTCAGTGCAG GGTGCGACAACCAGATCATCATCTGGAATGTGGGCACAGGAGGGGCCATGATCAACCTGGAGGACATGCACCCCGAAGTTATCTTTAGTGTCAGCTGGAGCCGCAATGGCAGCCTACTGTGCACTGCTTGCAAGGACAAGAAAGTCCGCGTCATTGACCCCCGTAAAAAAAAGGTTGTGGCG GAGAAGGACAAAGCCCACGAGGGAGCTCGGCCAATGAGAGCAATCTTTCTAGCAGACGGAAACATTTTCACCACCGGATTCAGCCGCATGAGCGAGCGCCAGCTAGCCCTGTGGAAAACT GAAAACATGGATGAGCCAATATGTGTCCAAGAGATGGACTCTAGTAATGGAGTTCTGCTGCCCTTCTATGACCCTGACACCAATATAGTCTACCTGTGTGGAAAG GGTGACAGCAGCATTCGGTACTTTGAGATCACCGACGAGGCGCCGTTTGTTCACTACCTCAACACCTTTTCCACTAAGGAGCCTCAGAGGGGCATGGGATACATGCCCAAGAGGGGGCTGGATGTCAACAAATGTGAAATCGCAAG GTTTTACAAATTACATGAGAGAAAATGTGAGCCAATCATCATGACGGTCCCACGTAAG TCGGACCTGTTCCAGGACGACCTGTATCCAGACACAGCCGGCCCTGATCCCGCCCTGGAGGCAGAGGAGTGGTTCGCCGGGAAAAATGGAGGCCCCATCCTGATCTCGCTCAAAGACGGCTACGTCTCCACGAAGAACCGGGATCTGAAAGTGGTCAAAACAAACGTCCTGGAGAGCAAGCCAGTCATAAAAGCAGAGAAAGTCCCGACTATCCAGAAGCATGCTTCTCCACAGTCCTCAGTA AAAATGGAAGACAAACTGGAAGAGGTACTCCGAGAGTTCAAGTCACTCAGGGACCGTGTCATCCTTCAAGACCGTCGAATCGCCAGACTGGAAGAGCAGGTTGCCAAAGTCGCCATGTAA